The Streptomyces sp. NBC_00691 genome has a segment encoding these proteins:
- a CDS encoding ABC transporter ATP-binding protein: protein MLELDTVTAGHDRRAPVFRGASLTVAPGESVGLLGPSGCGKSTLARVAALLHRPDAGRLVLDGTEVTAWRHRAPRALRTAVGVVFQQPRTAADPRLTLADLLVEPLRATGRRGEAAARLAELAPAVGLTPDLLGRRPYEVSDGQLQRACLGRALALRPRWLVCDEMTAMLDASTTAALVAAVETYREETGAGLLAVGHDRVLLRRWCDRTVEWKDCLPAGTELDTVRRPGIAETPGG, encoded by the coding sequence GTGCTTGAACTCGACACCGTCACCGCCGGTCACGACCGCCGCGCCCCCGTCTTCCGGGGTGCCTCGCTCACCGTCGCCCCCGGCGAGTCCGTCGGACTCCTCGGCCCCAGCGGCTGCGGCAAGTCCACCCTCGCCCGGGTCGCGGCCCTCCTGCACCGCCCGGACGCGGGCCGTCTCGTCCTCGACGGCACCGAGGTCACGGCCTGGCGCCACCGCGCACCCCGCGCGCTGCGCACCGCCGTCGGCGTCGTGTTCCAGCAGCCCCGCACCGCCGCCGACCCCCGGCTCACCCTCGCCGACCTCCTCGTCGAACCCCTCCGGGCCACCGGACGCCGCGGCGAGGCTGCGGCCCGCCTCGCCGAACTCGCCCCGGCCGTCGGTCTCACCCCCGACCTGCTCGGCCGCCGCCCGTACGAGGTGAGCGACGGGCAGCTCCAACGCGCCTGTCTGGGAAGGGCACTGGCCCTGCGCCCCCGCTGGCTGGTCTGCGACGAGATGACCGCGATGCTGGACGCCTCCACCACGGCCGCCCTGGTCGCCGCCGTCGAGACCTACCGCGAGGAGACCGGCGCGGGTCTCCTCGCCGTCGGCCACGACCGGGTCCTGCTGCGGCGCTGGTGCGACCGTACGGTGGAATGGAAGGACTGCCTGCCCGCCGGCACCGAGCTCGACACCGTCCGCCGGCCGGGCATCGCCGAGACCCCCGGCGGCTGA
- a CDS encoding Type-2Aa cytolytic delta-endotoxin — protein sequence MAASFRTVVEVGADHLAQARSIDRVFQEAIAPATVNFDFEAIREAAAAVPDSTVVKMVRGWGLQEYAPVLVMVLSLKEAVRQALPPECAEAGFWATVERELVQAFTGLAAQEGQPGLSFYEESGERTRFYRDLFFALQDEETGEHMYALAFCVDVTVELPKARAVALELTDIVPFAVRLNAIVVRQALDLVA from the coding sequence TTGGCCGCCAGTTTCAGGACCGTCGTCGAGGTGGGAGCGGACCATCTCGCGCAGGCCCGGTCCATCGACCGGGTGTTCCAGGAGGCGATCGCTCCGGCGACCGTCAACTTCGACTTCGAGGCGATACGGGAGGCCGCCGCGGCCGTCCCGGACAGCACCGTGGTGAAGATGGTGCGGGGCTGGGGGCTCCAGGAGTACGCCCCCGTCCTGGTCATGGTCCTCTCCCTCAAGGAGGCCGTCCGGCAGGCGCTCCCGCCGGAGTGCGCGGAGGCCGGGTTCTGGGCCACCGTCGAGCGGGAGCTCGTCCAGGCCTTCACCGGCCTCGCCGCGCAGGAGGGGCAGCCCGGCCTCTCCTTCTACGAGGAGTCGGGGGAGCGGACCCGGTTCTACCGGGACCTGTTCTTCGCCCTGCAGGACGAGGAGACCGGGGAGCACATGTACGCCCTGGCCTTCTGCGTCGACGTGACCGTCGAGCTTCCGAAGGCGCGGGCCGTCGCCCTGGAGCTGACGGACATCGTGCCGTTCGCGGTCCGGCTCAACGCGATCGTGGTCCGCCAGGCCCTGGACCTCGTGGCCTGA
- a CDS encoding LysR family substrate-binding domain-containing protein — MTGSDASPADSPTSPSSSPSSFRLAFVPGVTPSKWVRVWNERLPDVPLTLLALTPAEAFGALREGTADAGLVRLPVDRDDLSAIPLYTETTVVVIPKDHLLAAAEEVTVEDLAEELVLHPLDDTLGWEQLPGLPANERPATTADAIELVAAGVGVLALPQSLARLHHRKDLTYRTLTEVPQSRVALSWQAADEAPDLVEEFIGIVRGRTVNSTRGRRAEAQKGQKQPKDQKERKGAAAKPGRSGKPGAGSRTAGRPAARKSGGAGGSGRGRTGGKPRKKS, encoded by the coding sequence GTGACAGGCTCGGACGCTTCCCCCGCGGATTCCCCCACTTCCCCCTCCTCCTCCCCTTCCTCCTTCAGGCTCGCCTTCGTGCCCGGAGTGACGCCCTCGAAGTGGGTGCGGGTCTGGAACGAGCGCCTGCCCGACGTACCTCTGACACTGCTCGCCCTGACGCCCGCCGAGGCCTTCGGAGCCCTGCGCGAGGGCACGGCCGACGCCGGTCTCGTCCGGCTCCCCGTCGACCGGGACGACCTGAGCGCCATCCCGCTCTACACGGAGACGACCGTCGTCGTCATCCCCAAGGACCACCTGCTCGCCGCGGCGGAGGAGGTCACGGTCGAGGACCTCGCCGAGGAGCTCGTCCTGCACCCGCTCGACGACACCCTCGGCTGGGAGCAGCTGCCCGGACTCCCGGCGAACGAGCGCCCCGCGACGACCGCCGACGCGATCGAACTGGTCGCGGCGGGCGTCGGCGTCCTCGCCTTGCCGCAGTCGCTCGCCCGCCTGCACCACCGCAAGGACCTCACCTACCGGACCCTGACCGAGGTCCCGCAGTCGCGGGTGGCGCTGTCCTGGCAGGCCGCCGACGAGGCGCCCGATCTGGTGGAGGAGTTCATCGGCATCGTGCGCGGCCGCACGGTGAACAGCACCAGGGGCCGCCGCGCCGAGGCCCAGAAGGGCCAGAAGCAGCCGAAGGACCAGAAGGAGCGGAAGGGCGCCGCCGCCAAGCCCGGCCGGTCCGGGAAGCCGGGTGCCGGTTCCCGTACGGCGGGCAGGCCCGCGGCCCGCAAGAGCGGCGGCGCCGGGGGTTCGGGCCGGGGCCGTACGGGCGGAAAGCCCCGCAAGAAGTCCTGA
- a CDS encoding VOC family protein translates to MAVRPEGTPVWADAMFKDVEVAKTFYGDVLGWTFGESSTEFGNYTQAYRNGKAVAAVVPPMPGQDGEDQSTWCLYFASPDAAATAEKIKAAGGTVLMEPMQVGDFGSMCLAQDPTGAVFGIWQAGRHEGFELEGESGAYVWAEVFTREPAKADPFYTTVFGYNSKKMQDEDMDYRVFDLGADPVLGRMEMTAEDFPPEIPSYIQVYFAVDNCDKAVEAAERLNGRKVFGPMDSPFGRFAAIVDPQGAAFAVIDVRTTVGEMPEWV, encoded by the coding sequence ATGGCCGTACGACCTGAGGGCACGCCTGTCTGGGCCGACGCGATGTTCAAGGACGTCGAGGTTGCCAAGACGTTCTACGGCGACGTGCTCGGCTGGACCTTCGGCGAGTCCTCCACGGAATTCGGCAACTACACGCAGGCGTACCGGAACGGGAAGGCGGTCGCGGCGGTCGTCCCGCCGATGCCGGGGCAGGACGGCGAGGATCAGTCGACCTGGTGTCTGTACTTCGCCTCTCCCGACGCCGCCGCGACGGCGGAGAAGATCAAGGCCGCGGGCGGCACCGTCCTGATGGAGCCGATGCAGGTCGGCGACTTCGGGTCGATGTGCCTCGCGCAGGACCCGACGGGCGCCGTGTTCGGCATCTGGCAGGCGGGGCGGCACGAGGGCTTCGAGCTGGAGGGCGAGAGCGGCGCGTACGTCTGGGCCGAGGTCTTCACCCGGGAGCCGGCGAAGGCCGACCCCTTCTACACGACCGTCTTCGGCTACAACTCGAAGAAGATGCAGGACGAGGACATGGACTACCGGGTCTTCGACCTCGGCGCCGACCCGGTGCTCGGACGCATGGAGATGACGGCGGAGGACTTCCCGCCGGAGATCCCCTCGTACATCCAAGTGTACTTCGCCGTCGACAACTGCGACAAGGCCGTCGAGGCGGCCGAGCGGCTCAACGGGCGGAAGGTGTTCGGGCCGATGGACAGCCCGTTCGGCCGTTTCGCGGCGATCGTGGACCCGCAGGGTGCCGCGTTCGCCGTGATCGACGTGCGGACCACCGTCGGCGAGATGCCCGAGTGGGTCTGA
- a CDS encoding universal stress protein has product MSDTNTASEPPVVVGVDGSEHSLRALAWALSTAEHLGSPLVVAHVRSDALQLGAARIASLGPSPELPDSVMAAVRTSVEERGHDMPVRYESLDGSVTDALPATARGARLLVTGSRGHGGFASLLLGSTSRTLAATAPCPLVVVPHEARAATLESGAKAGRVLLGLHPEETPDEVVAFAFEAAHHRGVPLEAVTAFRLPPQPTSAVVSPAPALQVPPTLPLADAAQAFVREAEREQEERLRPFAARWPKVEVVPTAVPADAAGLLVEGSRDAGLVVVGRHHRHRFGSLLIGSVAHAVLHHAHCPVAVVPPVPSA; this is encoded by the coding sequence ATGAGTGACACGAACACCGCGTCCGAGCCGCCGGTCGTCGTCGGAGTGGACGGGTCCGAGCACAGTCTCCGGGCCCTCGCATGGGCCCTGAGCACCGCCGAGCACCTGGGATCACCGCTGGTCGTGGCCCATGTGCGCTCCGACGCCCTGCAGCTCGGCGCCGCCCGTATCGCCTCCCTCGGCCCCTCCCCCGAGCTGCCGGACTCCGTCATGGCGGCCGTACGGACGTCCGTCGAGGAGCGCGGGCACGACATGCCCGTGCGGTACGAGTCGCTCGACGGCTCGGTGACCGACGCCCTGCCGGCGACGGCCCGGGGCGCGCGGCTCCTGGTGACCGGCTCCCGGGGGCACGGCGGCTTCGCGAGCCTGCTGCTCGGCTCGACCAGCCGCACCCTCGCCGCGACGGCGCCCTGCCCGCTCGTCGTCGTCCCGCACGAGGCGCGCGCGGCAACCCTGGAAAGCGGGGCGAAGGCGGGACGGGTGCTGCTGGGGCTGCACCCGGAGGAGACTCCGGACGAGGTGGTGGCCTTCGCGTTCGAGGCGGCGCACCACCGCGGCGTCCCGCTGGAGGCCGTGACGGCGTTCCGGCTGCCGCCGCAGCCGACCAGTGCCGTCGTGTCCCCCGCCCCGGCGCTCCAGGTACCTCCGACGCTGCCCCTCGCGGACGCCGCGCAGGCCTTCGTTCGGGAGGCGGAGCGGGAGCAGGAGGAGCGGCTGCGGCCCTTCGCCGCCCGGTGGCCGAAGGTCGAGGTGGTGCCGACGGCGGTGCCGGCGGACGCCGCGGGCCTTCTCGTGGAGGGCTCGCGGGACGCCGGACTGGTGGTCGTGGGCCGTCATCACCGGCATCGGTTCGGCTCGCTGCTCATCGGCTCGGTCGCCCACGCGGTGCTGCACCACGCGCACTGTCCGGTCGCGGTGGTTCCCCCCGTGCCGTCGGCCTGA
- a CDS encoding ABC transporter ATP-binding protein: MTAENVLRALEAVSAERAEDAVLSVRDLSVRFRMRGGRTVEAVGDAGFDLAAGECLALVGESGCGKSVLASALLGLLPANAETSGAALLAGPGGAVATDLLAADEKTFARTVRGRRVGLVPQSPAAHLTPVRTVRSQLEETVRALTGTSRRGRRKAAEDAAERAAFPAGHLDRYPHELSGGLAQRAATALALIGDARLLLADEPTTGLDRDLVDRTVDELRRHADDGRALLLITHDLAAAARIADRVAVMYAGRIVEIAPAHRFFGPTGPRHPYARGLLDALPDRAFTPIPGMPPELSALPEGCAFAPRCPLATELCTTRPEFTAHLACHHPEQPRA; the protein is encoded by the coding sequence GTGACCGCCGAGAACGTGCTCCGCGCCCTGGAAGCCGTCTCCGCCGAGCGCGCGGAGGACGCCGTCCTCAGCGTCCGCGACCTGAGCGTCCGGTTCAGGATGCGCGGCGGCCGGACCGTCGAGGCCGTCGGCGACGCCGGCTTCGACCTCGCGGCGGGGGAGTGCCTCGCCCTCGTCGGCGAGAGCGGCTGTGGCAAGTCCGTGCTGGCCTCCGCTCTCCTCGGCCTGCTCCCCGCCAACGCCGAGACGTCCGGCGCGGCACTGCTGGCGGGCCCTGGGGGCGCCGTCGCGACCGACCTGCTCGCGGCGGACGAGAAGACCTTCGCCCGCACGGTACGGGGCCGCCGCGTCGGGCTCGTACCGCAGAGCCCCGCCGCCCACCTCACCCCCGTCCGCACCGTACGGTCCCAGCTGGAGGAGACCGTCCGCGCGCTCACCGGCACCTCCCGCCGGGGCCGCCGCAAGGCCGCCGAGGACGCCGCCGAGCGGGCCGCCTTCCCCGCCGGGCACCTCGACCGGTACCCGCACGAGCTGTCCGGCGGACTCGCCCAGCGCGCCGCCACCGCCCTCGCCCTCATCGGCGACGCACGGCTGCTGCTCGCCGACGAGCCGACCACCGGTCTCGACCGCGACCTCGTCGACCGCACCGTCGACGAACTGCGCCGCCACGCCGACGACGGCCGCGCCCTGCTCCTCATCACCCACGACCTGGCGGCCGCGGCACGGATCGCCGACCGGGTCGCCGTGATGTACGCGGGCCGCATCGTCGAAATCGCCCCCGCCCACCGGTTCTTCGGCCCGACCGGACCCCGCCACCCCTACGCCCGTGGACTGCTCGACGCGCTGCCCGACCGGGCGTTCACCCCGATCCCCGGCATGCCGCCGGAGCTCTCCGCCCTGCCGGAGGGCTGCGCCTTCGCCCCGCGCTGCCCGCTGGCCACCGAACTCTGCACCACCCGGCCGGAGTTCACGGCCCACCTGGCCTGTCACCACCCGGAGCAGCCCCGTGCTTGA
- a CDS encoding ABC transporter permease yields MKRRLPWGPMARMTGRRALAAVPVLLAVTFAVFAVAEASPFDPVKAYAGTAGLTASQENLDQLRANLGVDRPLVTRWWEWLTSALTGDLGDSAVLRRPVAEVIGERLGWSVLLAVTAFLVAIALGTLLGVLAGRRRGGLVDRAVSSVAYTLEAAPAFWLGLLAIWFFALKLGALPAGGLTDTASDTVTADQVARHLVLPALVLGVSQLPWFFLYVRQGVGDALDEDPVRGARARGLRERTVLTGHALRSGMLPMLTLIGSRVPELITGALLVETVFSWPGIAAATVQAATSVDFPLLAALTVLATAAVLLGNLLSDLLYGLADPRVGFDG; encoded by the coding sequence GTGAAGCGCCGCCTCCCCTGGGGGCCCATGGCGCGGATGACGGGACGGCGCGCCCTGGCCGCCGTCCCCGTCCTCCTCGCCGTCACCTTCGCGGTGTTCGCCGTCGCCGAGGCCTCCCCGTTCGACCCCGTCAAGGCCTACGCCGGCACCGCCGGGCTCACCGCCTCGCAGGAGAACCTCGACCAGCTCCGCGCCAACCTCGGCGTCGACCGGCCCCTCGTCACCCGCTGGTGGGAGTGGCTCACCTCGGCCCTCACCGGAGACCTCGGCGACTCCGCCGTCCTGCGCAGGCCCGTGGCCGAGGTCATCGGCGAACGCCTCGGCTGGTCCGTCCTCCTCGCCGTCACCGCGTTCCTCGTGGCCATCGCCCTCGGCACCCTCCTCGGCGTCCTCGCCGGCCGCCGCCGCGGCGGCCTCGTCGACCGGGCCGTCAGCTCCGTCGCGTACACCCTCGAAGCCGCGCCGGCCTTCTGGCTCGGCCTCCTCGCCATCTGGTTCTTCGCCCTGAAGCTCGGCGCGCTGCCCGCCGGCGGACTCACCGACACCGCGAGCGACACCGTCACCGCCGACCAGGTCGCCCGCCACCTGGTGCTGCCCGCGCTCGTCCTCGGCGTCTCCCAGCTGCCCTGGTTCTTCCTGTACGTCCGCCAGGGCGTCGGCGACGCCCTCGACGAGGACCCCGTACGCGGCGCCCGCGCCCGCGGCCTGCGCGAACGCACCGTCCTCACCGGCCACGCCCTGCGCTCCGGAATGCTGCCCATGCTCACCCTCATCGGCTCCCGCGTGCCCGAACTCATCACCGGCGCCCTGCTCGTGGAGACCGTCTTCAGCTGGCCCGGCATCGCCGCCGCCACCGTCCAGGCCGCCACCTCCGTGGACTTCCCGCTGCTCGCCGCGCTCACGGTCCTCGCCACCGCCGCCGTCCTCCTCGGGAACCTCCTCTCCGACCTCCTGTACGGACTCGCCGACCCGAGGGTGGGCTTCGATGGCTGA
- a CDS encoding formylglycine-generating enzyme family protein codes for MRTQGDHAMTEVPAGRVTLSDRRTERRWAVDVDPFALGAVPVTRGLYEQVMGEGPSTPHGDRLPVEGVSWTDAVRFCDALSVREGLRPAYRAPADDAGAPDWDRAADGYRLPTEAEWEHACRAGTTEARYGPLDEIAWHRGNSGERLHEVGGRRPNDWGLHDMLGNVWEWCWDVYDPEVYGSYRVLRGGGWFDEHWSCRASVRRRSHPTLRIDDVGFRLARTLQG; via the coding sequence ATGAGGACACAGGGGGACCACGCGATGACCGAGGTACCGGCGGGCCGGGTCACGCTCTCGGACCGGCGTACGGAGCGGCGCTGGGCGGTCGACGTCGACCCGTTCGCCCTGGGCGCCGTCCCGGTCACACGGGGACTGTACGAGCAGGTCATGGGCGAGGGGCCGAGCACCCCGCACGGCGACCGGCTGCCCGTCGAGGGAGTCTCCTGGACCGACGCCGTCCGCTTCTGCGACGCGCTGTCCGTACGCGAGGGGCTCCGCCCCGCCTACCGTGCTCCCGCGGACGACGCCGGCGCACCGGACTGGGACCGCGCCGCCGACGGGTACCGCCTTCCCACCGAGGCCGAGTGGGAGCACGCCTGCCGGGCCGGGACCACGGAGGCCCGCTACGGACCACTCGACGAGATCGCCTGGCACCGCGGCAACTCCGGCGAACGCCTCCACGAGGTCGGCGGCCGGCGGCCCAACGACTGGGGCCTCCACGACATGCTCGGCAACGTCTGGGAGTGGTGCTGGGACGTGTACGACCCCGAGGTCTACGGCAGCTACCGGGTGCTGCGCGGCGGCGGCTGGTTCGACGAGCACTGGAGCTGCCGCGCCTCGGTCCGCCGCCGCAGCCACCCGACCCTGCGGATCGACGACGTCGGCTTCCGGCTCGCCCGCACCCTCCAGGGCTGA
- a CDS encoding FAD-dependent oxidoreductase, with the protein MTYAITQTCCNDATCVAVCPVNCIHPTPEEPDFGTTEMLYIDPRACIDCGACADACPVDAIFPADRLTGRLREYEAVNSAYYAGRSPAPALASPNFHPWGEPSFPRSLPADFGALRIAVVGTGPAGMYAAEDLLLHTDAEVTLIDRLPVAGGLLRYGVAPDHPATKGAGEAFARFHTHPRVRMRLGVEIGKEVTVEELAAHHDAVVYAVGAPSDRRLGIPGEDLPGSVSATSVVSWYNAHPETGADAVRLAAERVVVVGNGNVALDVARILVSDPDDLAGTDIADHALAALRGTRVREVVLLGRRGPEDAAYTNSELLALKHLPGVDLVVDDRDPRTGASVDAAADGEKAALLRGVTRETVDWARTPAADRRRIVLRFHSAPVEAVGTDAVRAVRVTEHGSPSGTEIGAGLLVRAIGYRGVPLAGLPFDEATGTVPHEAGRVAGLPGGYVVGWIKRGPSGGIGANRACAEETVGTLLADAVAGALPKPTGTAREFRRLARRRSRHLVDARGLAAIDRTERARGEDAGRPRVKLATVPELVAAARSARRRLKA; encoded by the coding sequence ATGACCTACGCGATCACCCAGACCTGCTGCAACGACGCCACCTGCGTCGCCGTCTGCCCGGTCAACTGCATCCATCCGACGCCCGAGGAACCGGACTTCGGCACCACGGAGATGCTGTACATCGACCCCCGGGCCTGCATCGACTGCGGCGCCTGCGCCGACGCCTGCCCCGTCGACGCGATCTTCCCGGCGGACCGGCTCACCGGACGGCTGCGGGAGTACGAGGCCGTCAACTCCGCTTACTACGCCGGCCGGTCGCCCGCACCGGCCCTCGCCTCCCCCAACTTCCACCCGTGGGGCGAACCCTCGTTCCCCCGCTCCCTGCCCGCCGACTTCGGCGCGCTCCGGATCGCCGTCGTCGGGACGGGGCCCGCGGGCATGTACGCGGCCGAGGACCTCCTCCTGCACACCGACGCCGAGGTCACCCTGATCGACCGGCTGCCGGTGGCCGGCGGACTCCTGCGGTACGGCGTGGCACCGGACCACCCGGCGACCAAGGGTGCCGGGGAGGCCTTCGCCCGCTTCCACACCCACCCCCGGGTCCGGATGCGGCTGGGGGTGGAGATAGGCAAGGAGGTCACCGTCGAGGAACTCGCCGCGCACCACGACGCGGTGGTCTACGCGGTGGGCGCGCCCTCCGACCGACGGCTCGGCATTCCCGGCGAGGACCTGCCGGGCAGTGTCTCGGCGACCTCCGTCGTCTCCTGGTACAACGCGCATCCCGAGACCGGCGCGGACGCCGTCCGGCTCGCCGCCGAGCGCGTCGTCGTGGTCGGCAACGGCAATGTGGCGCTCGACGTCGCCCGGATCCTCGTCTCGGACCCGGACGACCTCGCCGGTACGGACATCGCCGACCACGCCCTCGCCGCCCTGCGCGGCACCCGCGTGCGCGAGGTGGTGCTGCTCGGCCGCCGGGGCCCCGAGGACGCGGCGTACACGAACTCCGAACTGCTCGCCCTCAAGCACCTCCCGGGCGTGGACCTGGTCGTCGACGACCGCGACCCGCGCACCGGCGCGAGCGTGGACGCGGCGGCGGACGGGGAGAAGGCCGCACTGCTGCGGGGCGTCACGCGGGAGACGGTGGACTGGGCGCGGACCCCGGCGGCGGACCGGCGCCGGATCGTGCTCCGCTTCCACTCCGCCCCGGTCGAGGCCGTCGGCACCGACGCCGTCCGCGCGGTCCGGGTCACCGAGCACGGATCGCCGTCCGGTACGGAGATAGGGGCGGGTCTCCTCGTCCGGGCGATCGGCTACCGGGGGGTGCCGCTGGCGGGGCTGCCCTTCGACGAGGCGACCGGCACGGTGCCGCACGAGGCCGGACGGGTGGCCGGGCTGCCCGGCGGCTACGTCGTCGGCTGGATCAAGCGCGGGCCCTCCGGCGGCATCGGGGCCAACCGGGCCTGTGCGGAGGAGACCGTCGGGACACTGCTCGCGGACGCGGTCGCCGGTGCGCTGCCGAAGCCGACGGGCACGGCGCGGGAGTTCCGCCGGCTGGCGCGGAGGCGGAGCCGCCATCTCGTCGACGCGCGCGGTCTCGCGGCGATCGACCGGACCGAGCGGGCGAGGGGGGAGGACGCGGGCCGGCCGCGGGTCAAGCTCGCCACGGTGCCGGAGCTCGTGGCGGCGGCGCGGAGCGCTCGGCGACGTCTGAAGGCCTGA
- a CDS encoding DUF5997 family protein, with the protein MTSHQSTQTMKPATAAKKLGVYLEATPAEFQEGVVSRTELSELQADPPAWLQELRKNGPHPRPVVAQRLGISIAGLARGGITDPLTTEQIEELRQELPEWLRKERATQAEVRKETVRIKERDAERAERRRQGA; encoded by the coding sequence ATGACGTCGCACCAGAGCACCCAGACGATGAAGCCCGCCACCGCGGCGAAGAAGCTGGGTGTGTACCTCGAGGCCACCCCCGCAGAGTTCCAGGAGGGTGTCGTCTCGCGCACCGAGCTGAGCGAGCTCCAGGCCGACCCCCCGGCCTGGCTCCAGGAGCTCCGGAAGAACGGTCCGCACCCCCGCCCCGTGGTCGCGCAGCGGCTCGGCATCTCCATCGCCGGTCTCGCCCGCGGCGGCATCACCGACCCGCTGACCACCGAGCAGATCGAGGAGCTCCGCCAGGAGCTCCCCGAGTGGCTGCGGAAGGAGCGTGCCACCCAGGCGGAGGTCCGCAAGGAGACCGTCCGTATCAAGGAGCGCGACGCGGAGCGCGCGGAGCGCCGCCGGCAGGGCGCCTGA
- a CDS encoding ABC transporter permease — translation MADPRTHRLRLWSSALVVGAVVLAVLLVPPLVQLDEQAVDLSRKLLPPSWDHPFGTDDLGRDLFLRCVYGLRISLLVGLVAALVATVVGTAVGAAAGALGGWTDRTLMRLVDAFSSVPHLLLGIFVVALFRPGVWPVIASVAVTHWLSTARIVRSEVLSLRTRPFVEAAISGGATRWRVAVRHLLPAVLPQAGLAAVLMVPHAMWHESALSFLGLGLPSHQASLGNLVQNARSSLLAGHGWPTVFPGLLLIVPTLALAGLAGVWRDRLNPRRRSELML, via the coding sequence ATGGCTGACCCGCGCACCCACCGCCTGCGGCTCTGGAGCTCCGCCCTCGTCGTCGGCGCCGTCGTCCTCGCCGTCCTGCTCGTGCCCCCGCTCGTCCAGCTCGACGAACAGGCCGTCGACCTCTCGCGGAAGCTCCTCCCGCCCTCCTGGGACCACCCCTTCGGCACCGACGACCTCGGCCGCGACCTGTTCCTGCGCTGCGTCTACGGCCTGCGGATCTCGCTGCTCGTCGGACTGGTCGCCGCCCTCGTGGCCACCGTCGTCGGCACCGCGGTCGGCGCGGCCGCCGGCGCGCTCGGAGGCTGGACCGACCGCACCCTCATGCGGCTCGTCGACGCCTTCTCCTCCGTGCCGCACCTGCTGCTCGGCATCTTCGTGGTCGCCCTCTTCCGCCCCGGCGTCTGGCCGGTGATCGCCTCCGTGGCCGTCACCCACTGGCTCTCCACCGCCCGGATCGTGCGTTCCGAGGTCCTCTCCCTGCGCACCCGGCCCTTCGTCGAAGCCGCGATCTCGGGCGGTGCGACCCGGTGGCGCGTCGCCGTCCGCCACCTGCTCCCCGCGGTCCTGCCGCAGGCGGGCCTCGCGGCCGTCCTGATGGTCCCGCACGCCATGTGGCACGAGTCCGCGCTCTCCTTCCTCGGCCTCGGCCTCCCGAGCCACCAGGCGAGCCTCGGCAACCTCGTCCAGAACGCCCGCTCCTCGCTCCTCGCCGGACACGGCTGGCCCACCGTCTTCCCCGGGCTGCTGCTCATCGTGCCGACCCTCGCCCTCGCCGGCCTGGCAGGCGTCTGGCGCGACCGGCTCAACCCGCGCCGCCGATCGGAGCTGATGCTGTGA
- a CDS encoding AurF N-oxygenase family protein, which translates to MASSTVRPDHEDRDVTDSDVAERLLRSAAKLSYDPAVEVDWDTPLDKDFHGQSPEWNSLYGTDYWNEMTEEQRKELTRQETASVASTGIWFEMILQQMVLRDIYLMDHTDPRFQWALTEIADECRHSIMFARGSEKLGAPAYRPRRAVLELGRFMKTVGFGEAAYAGILVAEEVLDVMQRDWMRDERVVPFVRTISNIHVVEESRHMKFARDETRRSLARASRARRHFQALVVAIAAYYIITSLVNPEVYVRAGLDPERARREAAANAHYKAQLRASCSGLMEFLADVGMLTRPALFFYQRAHLV; encoded by the coding sequence ATGGCAAGCAGCACCGTTCGCCCGGACCACGAGGACCGTGACGTCACCGACTCGGACGTCGCCGAGCGGCTGCTCCGGTCGGCCGCCAAGCTGTCGTACGACCCCGCCGTCGAGGTCGACTGGGACACGCCCCTGGACAAGGACTTCCACGGCCAGAGCCCCGAGTGGAACTCCCTCTACGGCACGGACTACTGGAACGAGATGACCGAGGAGCAGCGCAAGGAGCTGACCCGGCAGGAGACCGCCTCGGTCGCCAGCACCGGCATCTGGTTCGAGATGATCCTCCAGCAGATGGTGCTCCGCGACATCTACCTCATGGACCACACCGACCCCCGGTTCCAGTGGGCCCTCACCGAGATCGCCGACGAGTGCCGGCACTCGATCATGTTCGCCCGGGGCTCCGAGAAGCTCGGCGCGCCCGCGTACCGGCCCAGGCGGGCCGTCCTCGAACTCGGGCGCTTCATGAAGACCGTCGGCTTCGGCGAGGCCGCGTACGCCGGCATCCTGGTCGCCGAGGAGGTCCTCGACGTCATGCAGCGCGACTGGATGCGCGACGAGCGGGTCGTCCCCTTCGTCCGCACCATCAGCAACATCCATGTCGTCGAGGAGTCCCGGCACATGAAGTTCGCCCGGGACGAGACGCGCCGCAGCCTCGCCCGCGCGAGCCGGGCCCGCCGCCACTTCCAGGCGCTCGTGGTCGCCATCGCCGCGTACTACATCATCACCAGCCTGGTGAACCCGGAGGTGTACGTGCGGGCCGGGCTCGACCCCGAGCGGGCCCGCCGCGAGGCCGCCGCCAACGCGCACTACAAGGCACAGCTGCGCGCCAGTTGCTCCGGACTGATGGAGTTCCTGGCCGACGTCGGGATGCTGACCCGGCCCGCGCTCTTCTTCTACCAGCGCGCCCACCTGGTCTGA